One Aegilops tauschii subsp. strangulata cultivar AL8/78 chromosome 7, Aet v6.0, whole genome shotgun sequence genomic window carries:
- the LOC141026755 gene encoding probable indole-3-pyruvate monooxygenase YUCCA11 has product MAKSTIVRFTEKFLVVASGENSAENIPMIPGLQSFPGDVIHSSSYKSEKSYSGMNVLVVGSGNSGMEFAYDLAAHGANTSIIIRSPNGENMLNGNGLPIKEYPNHWKGENGVYCAGLGRRGLAGIAADAKNIANDIKSMIGVMSS; this is encoded by the exons ATGGCAAAGAGCACAATAGTCAGGTTCACAGAAAAGTTTCTTGTTGTGGCAAGTGGTGAGAATAGTGCAGAGAATATTCCAATGATCCCCGGACTGCAAAGTTTCCCGGGTGATGTCATCCACTCCTCAAGCTACAAGTCAGAAAAGAGCTACTCTGGCATGAATGTATTGGTCGTTGGATCTGGCAACTCTGGAATGGAATTTGCTTATGACCTTGCGGCCCATGGTGCCAATACTTCAATCATTATACGAAGCCCG AATGGTGAGAACATGTTAAATGGCAATGGACTGCCCATCAAAGAATATCCGAATCATTGGAAAGGTGAAAATGGGGTCTACTGTGCTGGGTTAGGAAGGAGAGGATTGGCTGGTATTGCAGCAGATGCCAAGAATATCGCCAATGACATCAAATCAATGATAGGCGTTATGTCCAGCTAA
- the LOC120968636 gene encoding probable indole-3-pyruvate monooxygenase YUCCA11, producing the protein MTLKSKTGRSAVIDVGTVGLIKKGIIKVQGSISKIMGDIVEFQCSKKISFDVIVFATGYKSTANIWLKNGESMLNGNGLPIKEYPNHWKGENGLYCAGLGRRGLAGIAADAKNIANDIKSVIGAMSG; encoded by the exons ATGACCCTCAAGTCAAAAACCGGCCGATCCGCTGTTATTGATGTTGGCACTGTTGGGTTAATCAAAAAAGGTATCATCAAA GTACAGGGGAGCATTAGTAAGATCATGGGCGATATAGTTGAATTTCAATGCAGTAAAAAGATATCATTTGACGTGATTGTGTTTGCAACTGGATACAAAAGCACAGCAAATATATGGCTGAAG AATGGTGAGAGCATGTTAAATGGCAATGGACTACCCATCAAAGAATATCCGAATCATTGGAAAGGTGAAAATGGGCTCTACTGTGCTGGGTTAGGAAGGAGAGGATTGGCTGGTATTGCAGCAGATGCCAAGAATATCGCCAATGACATCAAATCAGTGATAGGCGCTATGTCCGGCTAA